The Sphingosinicellaceae bacterium genome includes the window GACAGCGCCCGCCGCATGTCGCATCTGATCAATGACGTTCTCGATCTCGCCCGCGGCCAGCTCGGCGGGGGGCTGACGCTCAATCGTGCGAGCGAGCCGGCGCTTGGGCCGTTGCTGGATCACGTTATCGCCGAAATTCGCATCGTGTCGCCGACAAGGTCGATCATATCCGACATCTCGCTTGGTGAACCCGTCGCGTGCGACACGGCAAGGATCGGACAATTGCTCTCGAACCTGCTGGCGAATGCCATTGCGCACGGCGACAGCGAGGGCCCGATCGTCGCGCGCGCTCACACGTCCGACGGCGTCTTCACGCTGAGCGTCACCAACAGCGGCCCGCCGATCCCGCCCGGAATCGTGCCGATGCTGTTCAAGCCGTTCAGCCGCGGCGGTGACGGGTCGCCGCAAATGGGCCTCGGCCTGGGTCTCTACATCGTCGCTGAGATCGCCAAGGCGCATGGCGGCTTCATGAACGTCCAGTCGACCGATGCTAAGACGACCTTCAGCCTGACCATGCCCTGCGCGATGGCTTCGAGCTCGGGCATAGCCTGAGGCGGATCCCGTCTAGTGCTCTGCCCACGTCGCAGCAAAAGCCGGCGAGGCGTGGAAGCTGGACGGCTCCGGTGAGACCGGCGGCGGATCGAGGATGCCTTCTTCGAGGTAGCGCATCGCGGTGATCATCCCCGCGCGGCTGAACGGCTTGGCGACGACACCGTGCGCGCCGGCGAAACCCTCGGGTATCTTCCTGACATTGGCGGTGACGAACACGATGATCGCATCGGGCCAGTGTGCCTTGATATGCGCCGAGACCTCGAGGCCCGTCGATCCTTCGGCAAGATGCATGTCGACGAAGGCGAGGCTCGGCTCGATCGAGTCCGGAAGGTCCTGCACCTCACGCAGGCAAACCGCCGATGCGACGACCCGGTGGCCGACATCCTCGACGATGGATTCGAGATCCATCGCCAGCAGCGCCTCATCCTCGACGATCAGAACATTCAGGGGCATGTGCGAGGTCATCCCTATGCTGCCAAGGGGAAGCGGACCGAAACCCGGGTGCCGGTCGGTGCCGGGTGCCAGACCGTCGTCGCCTTTATCTGCCGCGACAGGCGATCGACCAGCGAACGGCCGATCGAGTCCGGGCGCGGCGCATCGACATCGAACCCCGGACCGTCGTCGTGCAGATCGATCAGCGCATGGCCATCGACGGCGCGGACCGTCAGGCTGAGCTCGCCGGCGCGACCGTCGGCATAGCCATGCTTGACAGCATTGGTGATCAGCTCGTTCAGCACCAGCCCGACTGCCGCCGCCTTGCCGGCGCCGATCTCGACCTTGTCGACCGTCGTCTTCAGCTTGATGTTCGATCGACCACTGGCACCGATAACATCATTGGCAAGGTTGCTGGCGAAGGCTCCGACGTCGAACCGGGTGATATCTTCGGACTGATACAGCCGCCGGTGCACCGTCGACAGCGCGTCGACCCGCTCGAGCATATTCTCGAGCGTTTGCTGTAGCTTGGGGTCCGGCAACGAGCGCGATTGCAGCCTGAGCAGCGACCCGATCATGTTGAGGTTGTTCTTGACCCTGTGATCCACCTCATGGAGCAAAGTCGTCTTGGCCTCGAGCGCCGCTTCGAGGTCAGCGGTCCGGGCATGGACGATAGCCTCTACCCGGACTTTCTGTTCGACCATCTTGTGCTGGGCATCGACCCGTTCGCTGACATCAAGCTGCGAGGCGAAAAAATACTGAACCGCGCCGTCGTCACCGCGCACCGGACTGACGTAGAGCGCATTCCAGAACGTCGAACCATCCTTGCGATAGTTGAGCAGATCGACGTTGATCGACTCCTCGGCCTGGATCGCAGCCCGGACTTTGGCGACGCCGGCAGGGTCGGTGTTCTCGCCCTGCAGAAAGCGGCAGTTGCGTCCGATAATCTCGGACCGGTCGTAACCGGTCAGGGTCTGGAACGCTTCGTTGGCGAATACAATTGGATGATCCGGCTTCCGCGGATCGGTAATCACCATCGGCATGCGGGTGCCGCGGATCGCTGCGGCGAATGGATCGCCGCGTCCGGGTTCGTGCCGAATGATTTCCGTCAGACGCCAGTCTTCGCGTTCGTCCACGCCGCCATACTCTCGCTATCCGGCGAGCCTGATCTGCCGCCGAGGTGCTGATTGTCGAGCTAAACACAGCCTTGGCGTGGCTCGTTCCGACTTGATCGAATTAAGCTGCTGCGCTCCCGGGAAGCGGGCAGGCACGACCCACCGTTCAGCGCCGGGTCTTCTCAGTTGATCTCGATTGATCGGCGCGAGCGCGATCGATCTGGAAGTCATATGGTCGGTACCGACTAATCGGCGGCAACGGCCACCATAGATTGCGCGCAATCACTGGCCGGTCAGTGCAGGACGGATCTGGCGCGCATCAGGTGAGTGACTGTCGAGCCCGTCAGCCGAGGCCCAGCCCACGGACCGCCGACAGGAATAGCGCGTAGAGCAATCCGGCAAGCACCATCGCTGCCGGCAGCGTCGTCACCCATGCCATGGCGATGTTGCGTACGGTGCTCTTCTGCAGCCCGGCACCATCGGCGACCATCGTGCCGGCGACACCGCTCGACAGGATGTGCGTCGTCGACACCGGCATGCCCTTGACCTGCGCCAGCAGAATCGTGCTCGCGGCAATCAGTTCGGCGGCGGCGCCCATGCCGTAGGTCAGGTGGGTCTTGCCGATCTTCTCGCCGACGGTAACGACGATGCGTTTCCAGCCGATCATCGTACCGAGCCCGAGCGCCAGCGCCACTGATACCTTCACCCAGATCGGGATGTAGCGAGTGCCGTCCTCGAGCAGCTTGCCATAGCTCTTGAGCTTCTTGTCGCCGCCGCCGGGATAGGCGCTTTTCGCCTTGTCCTCGTCCTTGGTCAGCAGCCGCAGCGTATCGTAGACGACGTACATCTCGTTGCGCAGGTTCTTGGTCGCTGCCGCCGGGACGTGCTTGATCGAGCCATAATTCTTCAGTTCGGCGACGATGTCGGACGAGACGCTATCGAGCGCGGCATAGACCTGCGGCGTGTCGGTCTCATGCTTGCGCAAGGCATCGCGCAAGGTTTCGCGGGCGGCGTCGACATCGGGCGTGGCGCCGCCGGACCGGGTTCGGAACACTGTCTGCGCCGCTGCCGACGCTTCGATGAACGCTGGTGTCGAGCTGTCGGGCATCGTGCCGGTGCCAACGATCGTGCCACGCGACAAGATCGTCCGCGACGCCAACTCCGGCACTTTCTATTCCTCGATGAGCAACATCGATGTCGAGATCGGCGCCCGCAATCCGGCCGCCGCCGCGGTCCGCTTCCGCATGGCGCAGCACGCTTTCCTCAGCCATATGGACTTCCGGCTAGGGTCCGGCTTCGCCGGTGTCTACCAGGCCGGCAACGTCATGAAGGACGTGCATTTCCATGGTGGCCGCTACGGCATCGTGTCTGAAAAGACCTCGCCCGCGTGGCAGTTCACGCTGATCGACGCGACCTTCGATGGGCAGCGCGACGCCGCCATCCGCGAGCACGAAGTCGACCTGACATTGGTCAACGTTTCGATCCGCGATACCCCGGTCGGGATCGACATCGACCGGGGCTACAGCGACTCGCTGTGGGGCAAGAACATCCGCTTCGAGAACGTCTCGCGCGCCGCCGTCGTCATCTCGAACGAGAACCGCGTCTTCACCCAAATCGGCTTCGACAACGCGCTGGCGTCGAATACTCCGGTGTTCGCGCGCTTCCGGGACAGCGGCAAGACGGTCCCGGGTAAGGGGCGCACCTACCGCGTCGCGGCGTTCAGCTACGGGCTGACCGTGCCGGCGCTCGGACAGGTCGGCACCTACCAGACCGACGCGCAGATCGTCGCACTGCCCGCCCTCCCCGCGCCGCTGCAGGCTGCGGTCCGCTCGACCCCGCCGATGGGCGAATGGACCAACGTCCGCACGCTCGGCGCGAAGGGCGACGGCAAGGCCGACGACACCGCGGTGATCCAGGGCGCGATCGACGCACATCGCGTGCTGTATTTCCCGGCCGGATTCTACGTCGTGACGGGTTCGCTGACGTTGCGGCCCGACACCGTGCTGATGGGCCTTCATCCGGCAATGGCGCAGCTCGTCGTTCCCGACAACGATCCCCGCCATGCCGGCGTTGGCCCGATAATCCCGATACTCCAGACCCCGCGCGGCGGCGACAACATCGTCTCCGGCCTCGGGCTGTTCACCGGGCGGGTCAACCCGCGCGCCTCGGCGCTGCTGTGGCGATCGGGCGCCAACAGCCTCGTCGAGGACGTCAAGATCATGGGCGGCGGCGGCACGCCGACTGCTGACGGCAAGCCGCTCGGCTCGCTCTCCAGCCGCGGCGGCGATCCGGTCGCTGAAAACCGCCTCGACGGCCAGTACCCGAGCATCTGGGTGACCGACGGCGGCGGCGGCACTTTCACCGACGTGTGGAGCCCGAACAGCTTCGCCTCGGCGGGCTTCTACGCCTCGGACACCAGCACGCCCGCGCACATCTACGAGATGTCGGTCGAGCATCATGTCCGCAACGAGATCGTCCTCGAGAACGTCCACAACTGGGAATTCCTCGCGCCCCAGACCGAGCAGGAAGTCGCCGACGGGCCTGATACGATCGCGCTCGAAATCCGCAATTCGAGCAACCTCCTGTTCGCCAATTACCACGCCTACCGCGTCACCCGGAGCTATCACCCGGCACGCGACACGGTGAAGCTGTTCAACTCGACCGACCTCCATTTCCGCAACCTCCACGTCAACGGCGAGAGCGGCTTCGCGACCTGCGAGGACCAGGGCTGCGGCACCTTCCTGCGGGCCGGCAAGTTCCCGTTCGAGAACAGCATCACCGACGTCACCAGCAAGCTGGAAGTCCGCGAGCGCGAGTTCGCCAGGCTCGACATCCTCGGCAAGCCTGCCGCAGTCGAGCCCGCCTGGCTCCCCGGCGGCGGCAAGGTCCGCAAGCTGGAGGACGGTTTCTTCTCGATCTCGGGCGCCACGGTCGGCCCGGACGGGACACTCTATTTCGTCGAGCACCGTTTC containing:
- a CDS encoding SMP-30/gluconolactonase/LRE family protein, which codes for MNAGVELSGIVPVPTIVPRDKIVRDANSGTFYSSMSNIDVEIGARNPAAAAVRFRMAQHAFLSHMDFRLGSGFAGVYQAGNVMKDVHFHGGRYGIVSEKTSPAWQFTLIDATFDGQRDAAIREHEVDLTLVNVSIRDTPVGIDIDRGYSDSLWGKNIRFENVSRAAVVISNENRVFTQIGFDNALASNTPVFARFRDSGKTVPGKGRTYRVAAFSYGLTVPALGQVGTYQTDAQIVALPALPAPLQAAVRSTPPMGEWTNVRTLGAKGDGKADDTAVIQGAIDAHRVLYFPAGFYVVTGSLTLRPDTVLMGLHPAMAQLVVPDNDPRHAGVGPIIPILQTPRGGDNIVSGLGLFTGRVNPRASALLWRSGANSLVEDVKIMGGGGTPTADGKPLGSLSSRGGDPVAENRLDGQYPSIWVTDGGGGTFTDVWSPNSFASAGFYASDTSTPAHIYEMSVEHHVRNEIVLENVHNWEFLAPQTEQEVADGPDTIALEIRNSSNLLFANYHAYRVTRSYHPARDTVKLFNSTDLHFRNLHVNGESGFATCEDQGCGTFLRAGKFPFENSITDVTSKLEVREREFARLDILGKPAAVEPAWLPGGGKVRKLEDGFFSISGATVGPDGTLYFVEHRFQRIWKWTEAGGLEIVRDLSLDPVNLAIDRSGKLLVLSSLAREGAVYSVDPAGPKDQLTLIPPTPVHAHLEAQTLLPVNWWSNGEFRDQLNHDTYQFATLAEMFASEAGTAKAQEYVSPDGSLALPAFRTWLQGPLDHVGWRWSNSLDAYGLIGGKPGQRVFVTNGSENVTYTGTVGEGGALRALKPFANRGGESVAVDASGRVFVANGQVFVYGADGREAGRIDVPERPLQLIFGGADEATLFILTHHALYAVRP
- a CDS encoding response regulator, producing the protein MTSHMPLNVLIVEDEALLAMDLESIVEDVGHRVVASAVCLREVQDLPDSIEPSLAFVDMHLAEGSTGLEVSAHIKAHWPDAIIVFVTANVRKIPEGFAGAHGVVAKPFSRAGMITAMRYLEEGILDPPPVSPEPSSFHASPAFAATWAEH
- a CDS encoding inorganic phosphate transporter, whose translation is MPDSSTPAFIEASAAAQTVFRTRSGGATPDVDAARETLRDALRKHETDTPQVYAALDSVSSDIVAELKNYGSIKHVPAAATKNLRNEMYVVYDTLRLLTKDEDKAKSAYPGGGDKKLKSYGKLLEDGTRYIPIWVKVSVALALGLGTMIGWKRIVVTVGEKIGKTHLTYGMGAAAELIAASTILLAQVKGMPVSTTHILSSGVAGTMVADGAGLQKSTVRNIAMAWVTTLPAAMVLAGLLYALFLSAVRGLGLG
- a CDS encoding PAS domain-containing protein, which gives rise to MDEREDWRLTEIIRHEPGRGDPFAAAIRGTRMPMVITDPRKPDHPIVFANEAFQTLTGYDRSEIIGRNCRFLQGENTDPAGVAKVRAAIQAEESINVDLLNYRKDGSTFWNALYVSPVRGDDGAVQYFFASQLDVSERVDAQHKMVEQKVRVEAIVHARTADLEAALEAKTTLLHEVDHRVKNNLNMIGSLLRLQSRSLPDPKLQQTLENMLERVDALSTVHRRLYQSEDITRFDVGAFASNLANDVIGASGRSNIKLKTTVDKVEIGAGKAAAVGLVLNELITNAVKHGYADGRAGELSLTVRAVDGHALIDLHDDGPGFDVDAPRPDSIGRSLVDRLSRQIKATTVWHPAPTGTRVSVRFPLAA